The Metamycoplasma subdolum DNA window TCAGCGAAACGTCTTTCTCCGATAAAACAAATTCCAGTACTATCTTTTTTTAATGCAGTAGCTAAATTCAATTTTTGAGCAATTTCTCTTACTTCTGATTTTGAAATTTCAGCTAAAGGAAATATTACTTTTTTAAGTTGTTCGTTTGAAAGTTGAGCTAGAAAATATGATTGGTCCTTGCTTTTGTCTTTTCCGCGGTATAAAAAACCATCTTTGGTTTGAGCGTAATGTCCCATCGCGATAAAGTCAGCTTTTAATTCGTTGAAAGCATAATCAGCAAATGATTTGAATTTAATAAATTTATTACAAAAAATATCAGGATTAGGAGTTCTTCCTTTTTTGTATTCATTTATTAAATAGCTGAAAACATGTTCTCAATATTCTTTTATAAAGTCGACTCTTTTAATTTCAATATTAAGTTGCTTTGCAACTTTTTTTGCATCTTCAAAATCTTGTTCTTGTGGGCAAATGTCTTGAGAGATGTTAAGATTTCCTAAAAAATCGTTGTTTAAAAAAGAGTCTCAATTACGCATAAAAAGACCAATAACTTCATAACCTTCTTTTTGTAATAGATAAGCACAAACGGAAGAATCGACTCCTCCGCTCATACCTAAAACAACTCTTTTTTTCATCTTTCTCCTTAACTAAACGGTTTGATTAATACTACTTGAACCAATTTTGTCTCTTACAACATCATTTACAAATGTGATAAGTTCTTTGATATTGATAAAGTAAGCTTTATAACGTAAAAGTTCACGCTTTGTAACAAGTCTTCTCATTGAAGCTCTAGTTAGTTCTATTCCTAAAAATGG harbors:
- the mnmA gene encoding tRNA 2-thiouridine(34) synthase MnmA; this translates as MKKRVVLGMSGGVDSSVCAYLLQKEGYEVIGLFMRNWDSFLNNDFLGNLNISQDICPQEQDFEDAKKVAKQLNIEIKRVDFIKEYWEHVFSYLINEYKKGRTPNPDIFCNKFIKFKSFADYAFNELKADFIAMGHYAQTKDGFLYRGKDKSKDQSYFLAQLSNEQLKKVIFPLAEISKSEVREIAQKLNLATALKKDSTGICFIGERRFADFLQNYIPAKPGNIIDIASGKIVGKHKGAMYYTIGQRKGLNLGGFEKPYFVVGHNINKCEIYVANEDNKSYLLSDKMIATDFNQIASKIPENNLTAKFRYRQEDIPCKIKLIENNKIEVNYPDTEAVTPGQEVVIYHDNEVIGAAIIDEIFYQDVKKEFV